CCGCCGCTCGACCGCAATTCGCGCTATTGCAACCTGCTCCAGTGCGAACATTTCGCCGACCAGTGCATCATCGCCGAGCGCGCGGGGCGCATCGTCGGCTGGGTGTCGGGCTACCGCCCGCCGTCGGACGCGGGCGCCTTCTTCGTCTGGCAGGTCGCGGTGTCGGCCGAAGGACGCGGACGGCGGCTCGCCAGCCGGATGATCGCCGCGCTGCTCGCGCGCCCGGCGCAGGACGGCGTGACGCACATGATCACGACGATCACCGCCGACAACCAGGCGTCGTGGGGGCTGTTCCGCGGCCTCGCGCGTGACTGGGGCGCCGAGCTGGAGCGCACGCCGCTCTTCGAGCGCGAGACGCATTTCGCGGGCGCCCACGCCACCGAATATCTGGCCCGCATCGGGCCGTTCGACCGCATGAAAATCGACGCAGAACAGGGATAAGATGATGATTACGACACCGCAACCGTCCGGCAACCTTCCGGATCGGAGCATTTATGAACGCCGCGAATCGGCGGTGCGCAGCTACGCCCGGTCGATGCCGCGCCAATTCGGTAAAGCGCAGGGCGTGTGGATGCACGATGATCAGGGCGGGCGTTATCTCGACTTCCTGTCGGGCTGTTCGACGCTGAACTATGGCCACAACCATCCGATTTTGAAACAGGCGCTGCTCGACTATATCGCCGCCGACGGCATCGCCCACGGGCTCGACCTGCACACCGATGCAAAGCAGGACTTTCTCGACACGTTCGAGGAAGTGATCCTGAAACCGCGCGGGCTCGACCACCGCGTGATGTTCACCGGCCCGACCGGCACCAACGCTGTCGAGGCCGCGATCAAGCTCGCGCGCAAGGTGACGGGCCGCGAAATGGTGATCGCCT
This DNA window, taken from Sphingopyxis alaskensis RB2256, encodes the following:
- the ectA gene encoding diaminobutyrate acetyltransferase; its protein translation is MDRSKDAEPLPTPKDPDASASASSEVRFRRPVAADGPAVTALIAACPPLDRNSRYCNLLQCEHFADQCIIAERAGRIVGWVSGYRPPSDAGAFFVWQVAVSAEGRGRRLASRMIAALLARPAQDGVTHMITTITADNQASWGLFRGLARDWGAELERTPLFERETHFAGAHATEYLARIGPFDRMKIDAEQG